The proteins below come from a single Chryseobacterium capnotolerans genomic window:
- a CDS encoding SpvB/TcaC N-terminal domain-containing protein: MKINLNKLPITRKSCIFALFFACMFVFASFNKEDRYKVRLFKKDLMRQMNFGNELAITDTKDLPEIAESKDHLLSEVTNKDMNPKVSQEIAETSTHEVRYKRNPKFIKEFEAKEKQGVIGIFSNKEEDLISDNFFTIEIPEKIINSRVYLEYDLFGLESYQCVSRSLNHNVALGGNIIVPSAKWNHQREEINADLLKNGANTVLFTSPLAGVKYKIKNVKVVFDYSQNQNQHVILNSILSENKLYITGFAHNSDNVSINNESVTVKDGEFEKLIELTDREKQSGQFSVSLGGIVQTYKIPAATKSFKIVDKGNFIPQKIEISKDREFKYQYEGLEINIDKETSESASVEVLKLREKDFPTTSQGLKNVTLSNNAYRFSVTSGKLNKKVKISIPYDEKLLGLTSPQDIKAFYFDYEKKQWRIESSSFVDEKSKVVIIESDNDNDYINGIISVPESPTVNSFAPTSISGLKAGDPMARVQLLSPPGASQKGDASMSYPIDIPRGVNGMQPKLAVTYSSSKGNGWMGEGWDISGVSGITLDTRWGTPAFDEGFESEIYLLDGEMLMYEGDYLPHRHVDVPGSMDISRQSRNRSGSKRFYLRKNNNFIKIERFGAYPSDYTWVVTTTDGTKKYYGGTETTVSDNAVVKKDDGNIVQWGITKEIDVHNNNIKYNYLNRILQTNSYPVNSGNINLAKGRVFHIATIKYSGVGDADGPYTVSFAPTDINRPDYSINTREGVKRVVIDKLSTVNVYYDNMHAEIKYSFDYDTGQYYKTVLKGLQGPGVNYQFEYYNDISKGDFGPAKVVNAPKPEAFSGAVNGALSPSRISADNNFEWGWSLRIGVGLGLFTPHTSGDKNFMVSGFVGESYPDIKRGQELLDFNGDGIADILYRKRNGDNGIRLIPGSLDGAGNLSFDTPETNVLNLNSNFNKTTGSTLSTGATILFNWWKMGFDFTKSWSESKTNTPVYLIDANSDGLPDVVKDDKVWFNRINDNGQPEMVTTSDMTENMVMKGSIPVPYTEPEDIDRDEAEEPVKAKNDVVRVWIAPKPGYVTITDNISITDMQETKARAVYSIEMLDPRYQPKNGRLFLTTLIGGNPSQPISIEHYNDYQGTPLGIDSSSRIYVESGEKIYFRLHKKAGVNYEVNSAPSVQYVNAQGVAIPDTAQEELDGFQPNNLRYEDKYFLNNLTKTLKCDVLGSGSISIPGFTVPRLNDNVTFKITLSKVVTSGPSNIIVLYTKTYSESAGPVDIDAVDMNYSTPMGEYHLKFSVESDSYMHKDLEWKNILVTQYGAKAYDVASYPSYYVRDFKKKFHVADLGNMPGGINDYYISLNQNFGFSPALLGSFFYVIKKNGHVLGKRWVKISYTGLTETSLNGTGPIPFYTGNPYQAVKLEDKIDIVVYCNTRKDRDAYEALKSQLQKNMFNIHYGSNTYLGSTEETALNTAEFNSISAVYHNWGQFIYNESKDVKRTQNQLNPPTGPRDIPTQPSGVTTPDYVVNSDTPRDSYGALINSEFLDSPFGQFNYDFGSCDGITDQNEYGECIGDIVQADFQSMANTNILAGFNPIVPMTTYKAKENNVLVEKWINNGFTEQFSKPASFRDEETMAPFFVDDDPDEADVEVAGNASTSMYAIEKKQKSKAKTTNWGIGIPVISKSTSELRGYGNINTQDFFDVNGDGYPDMLYRTESQLTNSLGGLNGSQGRNLENNADSVISNSDSFQSTNTIAFSVSAVKTVGRNTNNTDSDSKPDTSPSWSGGTSFSDFTNSYDKAQKYWMDINGDGLPDRVEVVDGQVQYKLNYGNGRIDNAFEPFPDLAMSSSAPVGATSVSIGGGLSGMLAATSTFSAGWGVSGSLTGSSSTGSSKVSLQDVNGDGLVDLLSTDKMGYTSVSYNSGNRFESPQSLSRADGSVNLGNDSATYNGALTLNGGFYLNIPIVWLFGVTILYFRAGADMSANIGVSMSEINKGLRDINGDGFPDLVINHDNGLQVNYSNVGRTNKLAKVTEVATNGSFVIDYEFTTPTYNDPNARLVMKEVTILNPNVDSNTYTQPTLEKDMVARFTYLNSRYDRRERSHYGFSEVITENMKGTNVYSKTAQSFYNSTYYNNGLPRKTDSYMGPATLKGITINQYKQYKYVNNYTQLAELPEQDFESYDTGGTKGNKMTVILPTVTVNSKLESGGTLTTSSTMTYNDKGQLTAFRYASNDPLGSYFTTMMYHDIATLTAKNILNIPSEIKVFNNSNTMMRQRNSQIDPNTGVLMKVMVKLNNTETAETNYTYDSFGNIKSVKNPVGYILNYDYDILNKYVIKVTDSFGVFSSSIYDPIWDSLIESTDAAGHKIKYTYDDYGRLTTILGPKENGISPYTVKYNYSMNPFSANNNQINLYTSTTQNYDPDHPNNPIETITFADCMGRTVQVKKDIQIGADEKMSVSGMTEYDVFGRPVKQYQSTFEAKDAVLNKKLKTSLSPYFSTVEYDALGRVVKEWDEEGRISISSYDIEGALFKKTITKEQNLSTNLKSENLSNAEGKVIVSRNYLGTQPLVTTFKYDAVGQLLTSTDPENKTTTYTYDLGGRRTQELHPDRGLTNIGYDKAGQIKGKSTANLLNTGMGIRYRYNVNRLTEIIYTDLPNGAVNPANVKYTYGTTGNGIGKVVTKKDGTGDVNYTYGDMGEVSTERRRVMGVYISAPSTFTTKYIYDSWNRIKNITYADGESVEYNYDLGGNVKSVKSNLGDYVKDIQYDEFEQRTKILNGNNTYSTFTYTPKKRQLRVHSLIKDNYTTFLQNAYDYDFVGNIISNTNSGNITPNQLGGNYYLGYAYDSLNRLTYSVGAMLKNIKEPMDPSNMNASYETFLTYTSAGGINTKRQTHSVSGVTNTLNTYNNSYTYKNGTHQAITVSNLNNSTSESLTYDLNGNPVENISSGKRRQMFWDEEDNMKAYFSKDEDVFQYHAYDDNGDRIIKYNLKSGPKLYQNGVLVDGKLELKGYTLYPSPYLVVSSEGAYTNHYYIGSQRIASRVSKNASGVLSRMAPDAMKDISKDEAPDLEGDFKTYLDKAGIDNTSIEAALTISPAQAGLFYLHGDQLGTANFVTDDNGVASQFFLNLPFGETFVEQKVTGKYDNPYKFNAKELDSETGLYYYGARYFNPRLSFWYGVDPLAGKMPNWNPYVYTFDNPVRFTDPDGMAPKDIIYLNNDGSINRVVNNGSKYITLVHKNKSLLLGNLPMAKNYEFNMKASKNVIAYYGSKIGATNISTTSERSNNSTAYYNNEGGIVFNAQKNGYLHPMVNNKYDLMNIAYHENMHKYDDNHNIEASTFYSHAVVANKAVNHWTFKESSTTHQEGEVAYFSQLIMNSYYQEGNPEQALDLINNFNTNKSGYSLLFDKSTGKMYINTPSSGTKSVTYEKSNSAPNLK; encoded by the coding sequence ATGAAAATTAATTTAAACAAACTCCCTATTACCAGGAAGTCATGCATTTTTGCGCTCTTCTTTGCTTGTATGTTTGTTTTTGCGAGCTTTAACAAGGAAGACAGATACAAAGTGCGTTTATTCAAAAAAGATCTTATGCGGCAAATGAACTTTGGGAATGAGCTTGCCATTACAGATACTAAAGATCTTCCTGAAATAGCTGAATCTAAAGACCATTTATTATCAGAGGTTACCAATAAAGATATGAATCCGAAAGTTTCTCAAGAAATTGCAGAAACATCAACTCATGAAGTTAGGTATAAAAGAAATCCGAAATTTATCAAAGAGTTTGAAGCAAAGGAAAAACAGGGGGTTATTGGTATATTTTCCAATAAAGAAGAAGATCTGATAAGTGATAACTTTTTTACTATTGAGATTCCTGAAAAAATTATAAACAGTAGAGTATATCTGGAATATGATTTATTTGGACTTGAGTCTTATCAATGTGTTTCAAGATCTTTGAATCACAATGTTGCTTTGGGAGGAAATATTATTGTTCCCAGCGCTAAATGGAACCATCAGAGAGAAGAAATTAATGCTGATCTTTTGAAAAATGGTGCCAATACGGTTCTATTTACATCACCTTTGGCAGGAGTGAAATATAAGATCAAAAATGTAAAAGTAGTTTTCGATTACAGCCAAAATCAAAACCAGCATGTTATTCTGAATTCTATTTTGTCTGAAAACAAGCTTTATATTACAGGATTTGCTCATAACTCTGATAATGTATCAATCAACAATGAATCTGTTACAGTTAAGGATGGAGAATTTGAAAAGCTTATCGAACTTACAGATCGGGAAAAGCAGTCAGGGCAGTTTTCTGTTTCGTTGGGTGGTATTGTTCAGACCTATAAAATTCCTGCGGCTACAAAATCTTTTAAAATAGTTGATAAAGGAAATTTTATTCCTCAAAAAATTGAAATTTCTAAGGACAGAGAATTTAAATATCAATATGAAGGGCTTGAAATAAATATCGATAAGGAAACCTCAGAGTCTGCCTCTGTTGAAGTTCTTAAGTTACGTGAGAAAGATTTTCCCACGACCTCTCAGGGACTTAAAAATGTTACGCTGAGTAATAATGCTTACAGGTTTTCTGTGACTTCCGGAAAACTGAATAAAAAAGTGAAAATTTCCATTCCTTATGATGAGAAATTATTGGGTCTCACTTCACCTCAGGATATCAAAGCTTTTTATTTTGATTATGAAAAGAAGCAGTGGCGTATAGAATCATCATCCTTTGTTGATGAAAAATCAAAGGTTGTCATTATAGAAAGCGACAATGACAATGACTATATTAATGGTATTATTTCCGTTCCGGAGTCTCCAACGGTGAATTCATTTGCGCCTACAAGCATCAGTGGTTTAAAGGCCGGAGATCCTATGGCACGTGTTCAGCTGCTTTCTCCACCTGGTGCAAGCCAAAAAGGAGATGCTTCCATGTCTTATCCAATTGATATTCCCAGGGGCGTCAATGGAATGCAGCCTAAGCTGGCTGTAACCTATAGTAGCAGCAAAGGCAATGGCTGGATGGGAGAAGGCTGGGATATTTCAGGCGTTTCAGGAATTACTCTGGATACCCGATGGGGAACACCTGCATTTGATGAAGGTTTTGAATCGGAAATTTACTTATTGGATGGTGAAATGCTTATGTATGAAGGGGATTATCTTCCTCATAGACATGTTGACGTTCCTGGATCAATGGATATTTCAAGGCAATCCAGAAACAGATCAGGTTCAAAAAGATTCTATCTGAGAAAGAATAATAATTTTATAAAAATTGAAAGATTTGGTGCTTATCCGTCTGATTATACCTGGGTGGTAACAACAACAGACGGAACAAAGAAATATTACGGCGGAACAGAAACAACGGTGAGTGATAATGCTGTAGTAAAGAAAGATGACGGTAATATTGTACAATGGGGTATTACAAAAGAAATTGATGTTCATAATAATAATATTAAATACAACTATTTGAACAGGATCTTGCAGACAAATTCATATCCTGTTAATTCTGGCAATATTAATCTGGCAAAAGGGCGGGTATTTCATATTGCAACCATTAAGTACTCGGGAGTTGGGGATGCCGATGGTCCATATACTGTTAGCTTTGCTCCTACAGATATAAACCGGCCAGACTATTCTATTAACACCAGAGAAGGGGTAAAAAGGGTTGTAATTGATAAACTGAGTACTGTTAACGTTTATTATGATAATATGCATGCTGAAATAAAGTATTCATTTGATTATGATACAGGGCAATATTATAAAACAGTTCTTAAAGGTCTCCAAGGACCGGGGGTTAATTATCAATTCGAATATTATAATGATATTTCTAAAGGGGATTTTGGACCTGCCAAGGTTGTTAATGCTCCTAAGCCGGAGGCTTTTTCAGGTGCGGTAAATGGTGCCCTTTCACCATCAAGGATAAGTGCTGATAACAATTTTGAATGGGGTTGGTCGCTAAGAATAGGAGTGGGGCTTGGATTATTCACTCCGCATACTTCGGGAGACAAGAATTTTATGGTAAGTGGATTTGTTGGAGAATCATATCCTGATATTAAGAGAGGACAGGAGCTGCTGGATTTTAATGGCGATGGTATTGCTGATATTCTCTATCGCAAGAGAAATGGAGATAATGGGATTAGATTGATTCCTGGTTCTTTAGATGGTGCCGGAAACCTTTCGTTTGATACCCCTGAAACCAATGTACTTAACCTGAATAGTAACTTCAATAAAACTACCGGAAGTACATTAAGTACAGGAGCAACAATTCTTTTCAACTGGTGGAAGATGGGATTTGATTTTACAAAAAGCTGGTCTGAAAGTAAAACCAATACACCTGTTTATCTGATAGATGCTAACTCAGATGGCTTGCCTGATGTTGTTAAGGATGATAAAGTCTGGTTTAATAGAATAAACGACAATGGGCAGCCGGAAATGGTTACAACAAGTGATATGACGGAGAATATGGTGATGAAAGGGAGTATTCCTGTTCCTTATACAGAGCCGGAGGATATTGATAGGGATGAGGCAGAAGAGCCGGTAAAGGCTAAAAATGATGTTGTAAGAGTATGGATTGCTCCAAAACCCGGATATGTTACCATTACAGATAATATTTCCATTACGGATATGCAGGAGACGAAGGCAAGAGCTGTGTATTCAATTGAAATGCTGGATCCTCGTTATCAGCCAAAAAATGGAAGACTGTTTCTAACCACACTCATTGGAGGAAATCCTAGTCAGCCTATTTCTATTGAACATTATAATGACTATCAGGGTACGCCTCTTGGTATTGACAGTTCTAGTCGTATTTATGTAGAATCAGGAGAAAAAATTTACTTTAGGCTGCATAAAAAAGCGGGGGTTAATTATGAAGTGAACTCAGCGCCATCCGTTCAATATGTAAATGCTCAGGGAGTGGCAATTCCAGATACTGCCCAGGAAGAATTGGACGGTTTTCAGCCTAATAACCTGAGGTATGAAGATAAATATTTCCTGAATAATCTTACAAAAACATTAAAATGTGATGTGCTTGGCTCAGGTTCAATCAGTATTCCAGGATTTACTGTTCCCCGTTTGAATGATAATGTTACTTTTAAGATAACCCTTTCAAAAGTGGTAACTTCAGGTCCTTCCAATATTATCGTGCTTTATACAAAAACCTATAGTGAGTCTGCCGGTCCTGTAGATATTGATGCTGTAGATATGAATTACTCAACGCCAATGGGAGAGTATCATCTGAAATTCTCTGTGGAATCGGATTCATATATGCATAAGGATCTTGAATGGAAAAATATTCTGGTAACACAATATGGGGCTAAAGCTTATGATGTTGCAAGTTATCCTTCTTACTATGTTAGGGATTTTAAAAAGAAATTTCATGTAGCTGATTTGGGAAATATGCCAGGAGGAATTAATGATTATTATATTTCACTTAATCAAAATTTTGGTTTCTCACCTGCATTATTGGGAAGCTTTTTTTATGTAATCAAGAAAAATGGGCATGTCTTAGGGAAAAGATGGGTGAAAATTTCTTACACAGGTCTTACAGAAACTTCATTAAATGGTACTGGTCCCATTCCATTCTACACAGGTAACCCATATCAGGCGGTTAAACTGGAAGATAAAATTGATATTGTAGTATACTGTAATACCCGAAAGGATAGAGATGCATATGAAGCTTTAAAATCCCAGCTTCAAAAAAATATGTTTAATATCCATTATGGATCTAATACTTATTTAGGGTCTACTGAAGAGACTGCATTAAATACTGCTGAATTCAATAGTATAAGTGCAGTATACCATAACTGGGGACAATTTATTTACAACGAAAGCAAAGATGTTAAGAGAACACAAAACCAACTGAATCCACCTACCGGCCCAAGAGATATTCCAACTCAGCCATCTGGTGTAACCACTCCGGATTATGTAGTAAATTCCGATACTCCAAGAGACTCGTATGGGGCTTTGATTAATAGTGAATTCCTGGATTCCCCATTCGGACAGTTCAATTATGATTTTGGATCATGTGATGGAATAACAGATCAAAATGAGTATGGAGAATGTATTGGAGATATTGTTCAGGCAGATTTTCAGAGTATGGCGAATACCAACATACTTGCAGGATTTAATCCTATTGTTCCTATGACAACCTATAAAGCAAAAGAAAATAATGTATTGGTTGAGAAGTGGATTAATAATGGTTTTACAGAGCAGTTTTCAAAACCTGCTTCATTCAGGGATGAAGAAACAATGGCTCCGTTTTTTGTAGATGATGATCCGGATGAAGCGGATGTTGAGGTGGCAGGAAATGCAAGTACAAGTATGTATGCTATAGAGAAAAAGCAAAAAAGTAAAGCAAAGACAACTAACTGGGGAATTGGTATTCCAGTGATCTCAAAATCTACTTCAGAATTAAGAGGGTATGGAAATATCAATACACAGGACTTTTTTGATGTCAACGGAGATGGTTATCCTGATATGCTGTACAGAACAGAGTCTCAGCTTACCAACTCGTTAGGCGGGCTTAATGGATCACAAGGCAGAAACCTGGAGAATAATGCAGATTCTGTTATTTCTAATAGTGATAGCTTTCAAAGCACTAATACAATTGCGTTTAGTGTTTCAGCAGTGAAGACCGTTGGAAGAAATACAAATAATACAGATTCAGATTCAAAACCGGATACTTCACCTTCTTGGTCAGGTGGAACAAGCTTTTCTGATTTTACCAATTCTTATGATAAGGCACAGAAATACTGGATGGATATTAATGGTGATGGGCTTCCAGATAGAGTTGAAGTTGTTGATGGACAAGTGCAATATAAACTGAATTATGGTAATGGAAGAATTGACAATGCCTTCGAGCCATTTCCTGATTTAGCTATGTCTTCTTCAGCTCCTGTAGGGGCAACATCTGTTAGTATAGGAGGTGGCCTTTCGGGAATGCTTGCGGCTACTTCTACATTCAGTGCCGGCTGGGGAGTTTCTGGAAGTCTTACCGGCTCATCTTCAACAGGAAGTAGTAAAGTTTCTCTTCAGGACGTGAATGGAGATGGATTAGTGGATCTTTTATCAACAGACAAAATGGGTTATACATCTGTGAGTTATAACTCAGGAAACAGGTTTGAGTCACCACAAAGTTTATCAAGAGCTGACGGCTCTGTTAATCTTGGTAATGACAGTGCAACATACAATGGAGCTTTAACTCTAAATGGTGGGTTTTATCTGAATATTCCAATTGTTTGGCTATTTGGGGTTACCATCCTTTATTTTAGAGCAGGAGCAGATATGAGTGCTAATATTGGGGTATCTATGTCTGAAATCAATAAAGGCCTTAGGGATATCAATGGAGATGGTTTCCCGGATCTTGTGATAAATCATGATAATGGTTTGCAGGTAAATTATTCTAATGTTGGGCGTACCAATAAGCTTGCTAAAGTGACGGAAGTTGCCACGAACGGAAGCTTTGTTATTGACTATGAGTTTACAACGCCTACTTATAACGATCCGAATGCAAGGTTGGTGATGAAGGAGGTTACAATATTGAATCCTAATGTAGATTCAAATACTTATACACAGCCAACCCTGGAAAAGGATATGGTAGCCCGTTTCACCTACCTGAACTCCAGATACGACAGAAGGGAAAGAAGTCATTATGGATTTAGTGAAGTCATTACTGAAAATATGAAGGGAACGAATGTGTATAGTAAAACAGCCCAAAGTTTTTATAACAGTACTTATTATAATAATGGACTGCCTAGAAAAACGGATTCCTATATGGGCCCTGCTACATTAAAAGGGATTACAATAAATCAGTATAAACAGTATAAATACGTAAACAATTATACTCAGCTGGCAGAACTCCCTGAGCAGGATTTTGAAAGCTATGACACGGGTGGAACTAAGGGAAATAAAATGACTGTTATTCTTCCTACAGTTACAGTGAATTCAAAGTTAGAAAGTGGAGGGACGCTAACTACGAGTTCTACAATGACCTATAATGATAAAGGGCAGCTTACTGCTTTTAGATATGCCAGCAATGATCCGTTAGGTAGCTACTTTACTACAATGATGTATCATGATATTGCTACTCTAACAGCAAAAAATATTCTTAATATTCCTTCAGAGATTAAAGTATTTAATAACAGCAATACGATGATGAGGCAGCGTAATTCACAAATAGATCCTAATACGGGAGTCTTAATGAAAGTTATGGTAAAACTAAACAATACTGAAACTGCTGAAACCAATTATACTTACGATTCCTTTGGAAATATAAAGTCAGTCAAAAATCCAGTGGGATATATTTTAAATTATGACTATGATATATTGAATAAATATGTAATAAAAGTAACAGATAGTTTTGGAGTATTTTCCTCGTCAATATATGATCCGATCTGGGATAGCCTTATAGAATCTACGGATGCTGCAGGTCATAAAATCAAGTATACCTATGATGACTATGGAAGGCTTACCACCATACTGGGACCAAAAGAAAATGGTATTTCTCCTTATACCGTAAAGTATAACTATTCCATGAATCCTTTCTCAGCAAATAACAATCAGATAAATCTTTATACTTCTACTACACAAAATTATGATCCGGATCATCCGAATAATCCAATAGAAACGATAACATTTGCGGATTGTATGGGGAGAACCGTTCAGGTTAAAAAAGATATTCAGATTGGAGCAGACGAGAAAATGTCTGTTTCAGGTATGACAGAATATGATGTGTTTGGAAGACCTGTTAAGCAATATCAATCAACATTTGAAGCCAAGGATGCGGTGTTAAACAAAAAACTGAAAACAAGCCTTTCACCCTATTTCAGTACCGTTGAGTATGATGCTCTTGGAAGGGTTGTAAAAGAATGGGATGAAGAAGGTCGTATATCCATCAGTTCTTATGATATTGAGGGAGCTTTATTCAAGAAAACAATAACAAAAGAACAGAATCTAAGCACTAATCTTAAATCAGAGAACCTTAGCAATGCTGAAGGGAAGGTGATAGTGTCTAGAAATTATTTAGGGACCCAGCCTCTTGTTACAACATTTAAATACGATGCTGTAGGGCAACTATTAACAAGCACGGATCCTGAGAATAAGACTACAACCTATACTTATGACCTTGGCGGAAGAAGAACACAGGAGCTACATCCTGATCGAGGATTAACAAATATAGGATATGATAAGGCAGGTCAAATCAAAGGTAAATCAACAGCTAATCTTCTCAATACAGGGATGGGAATAAGGTATCGGTATAATGTTAATAGATTGACAGAGATCATCTATACTGATTTGCCTAACGGAGCTGTAAATCCTGCCAATGTTAAATATACTTATGGAACTACAGGTAATGGAATAGGAAAGGTAGTTACTAAGAAAGACGGTACAGGAGATGTGAACTATACTTATGGTGATATGGGTGAAGTAAGTACAGAGAGAAGGAGGGTAATGGGGGTATATATTTCAGCACCATCAACCTTTACTACAAAGTACATCTATGACAGCTGGAATCGTATAAAAAATATTACGTATGCAGATGGGGAATCAGTAGAATATAATTATGACTTAGGAGGAAATGTTAAATCTGTAAAAAGTAATCTAGGAGACTATGTAAAGGATATTCAGTATGATGAATTTGAGCAGAGAACAAAAATACTCAATGGAAATAATACCTATTCAACATTTACCTATACCCCTAAAAAAAGACAATTAAGAGTTCATTCCCTTATAAAGGATAACTATACCACATTTTTACAGAATGCATATGATTATGATTTTGTAGGGAATATCATCAGCAATACCAATTCAGGAAATATTACGCCTAATCAATTAGGAGGGAACTATTATCTTGGCTACGCATATGACAGTTTAAATCGCCTTACTTATTCAGTGGGTGCTATGCTAAAGAATATAAAAGAACCAATGGATCCGAGTAATATGAATGCAAGCTATGAAACTTTCCTTACTTATACATCAGCAGGTGGAATCAATACAAAAAGGCAAACGCATTCCGTATCAGGGGTTACTAATACATTGAATACTTATAATAACTCTTATACCTACAAAAATGGAACACATCAGGCGATTACAGTATCCAATCTGAATAATTCTACCTCCGAAAGTCTTACATATGATCTCAATGGAAATCCTGTAGAAAATATATCCTCAGGTAAGCGTAGACAGATGTTTTGGGATGAAGAAGATAATATGAAGGCCTATTTTTCTAAAGATGAAGATGTATTTCAGTATCATGCTTATGATGATAATGGGGATAGGATTATTAAATATAACCTGAAAAGTGGACCAAAGCTCTATCAAAATGGAGTATTGGTAGATGGTAAATTGGAACTGAAAGGATATACTCTTTATCCAAGTCCATATCTTGTAGTAAGTTCTGAGGGTGCTTATACTAATCATTATTATATTGGAAGCCAGAGAATTGCTAGTCGTGTGTCTAAAAACGCCAGCGGCGTTCTTTCAAGAATGGCTCCTGATGCAATGAAAGATATCTCAAAAGATGAAGCACCTGATCTGGAAGGAGATTTCAAGACTTATCTTGACAAAGCAGGTATTGATAATACCAGTATTGAAGCAGCGTTGACTATATCACCGGCTCAGGCAGGTTTGTTCTATCTTCATGGGGACCAGCTTGGCACAGCAAATTTTGTGACTGATGATAATGGGGTTGCAAGCCAATTTTTCTTAAATTTACCATTCGGAGAAACATTTGTAGAGCAAAAGGTTACTGGAAAATATGATAACCCTTATAAATTCAATGCAAAAGAACTGGATTCCGAAACAGGATTGTATTATTATGGGGCAAGATATTTTAATCCGAGATTAAGTTTTTGGTATGGAGTGGATCCTTTGGCAGGGAAAATGCCTAACTGGAATCCGTATGTTTATACTTTTGATAACCCAGTTAGATTTACTGATCCTGATGGTATGGCTCCTAAAGATATCATTTATTTAAATAATGATGGTAGTATTAATAGAGTTGTCAATAATGGATCTAAATATATTACTTTGGTTCATAAGAATAAATCTTTATTATTAGGAAATCTTCCAATGGCTAAAAATTATGAATTTAATATGAAGGCAAGTAAAAATGTTATTGCCTATTATGGCTCAAAAATTGGGGCAACAAATATTAGTACAACTTCGGAAAGAAGTAATAACTCTACTGCATACTATAATAATGAAGGAGGTATTGTTTTTAATGCACAAAAGAATGGCTATTTGCATCCTATGGTGAATAATAAATATGATTTAATGAATATTGCATATCATGAAAATATGCACAAATATGATGATAATCATAATATTGAAGCTTCTACTTTTTATTCTCATGCGGTGGTTGCTAATAAAGCTGTTAATCATTGGACTTTTAAAGAATCATCAACAACCCATCAAGAAGGTGAAGTAGCATATTTTTCACAATTAATAATGAATTCATATTATCAAGAGGGGAATCCAGAACAGGCACTTGATTTAATAAATAATTTTAATACTAACAAATCTGGTTATTCATTATTATTTGATAAATCAACCGGAAAAATGTATATAAACACTCCAAGTAGTGGAACTAAATCTGTAACATATGAAAAATCTAATAGCGCTCCTAATCTTAAATAG